A genomic stretch from Asterias rubens chromosome 19, eAstRub1.3, whole genome shotgun sequence includes:
- the LOC117303513 gene encoding gamma-crystallin B-like, translated as MTGKIIIYQDDNFGGASREVTGDVSDLTSIGFNDRISSIKVLGSVWIGYEHANHQGRQYILEEGDYANAGEWQGSNDQLSSFKKLNPDIGETPQITLYQHDNYGGTAVNFSYGIDNLGYYHFNDEASSLKVKNGIWILYEHSGYRGKQNIVTEGSYPSAGSWRGGNDQISSLRPIKEPYHPTEILSMEFDIAAGLISATPYSLVNLSQRNDSSVDQQASWGAKRSVTTTKTYQWHWQNTTAVSVETTFSTGVPFIADGEIKMSVSNSFSVGENKGSSNTQSDEWSFNLPATVKAQTMLRVQVNIQQGKIDVPFTAMLRKGNRTWKEIGTFKGTQSFNLKVDYTETPL; from the exons ATGACAGGAAAG ATTATCATCTACCAAGACGACAACTTTGGAGGCGCTTCCCGAGAAGTGACTGGAGACGTTTCAGATCTTACTTCCATTGGATTCAATGATAGGATATCATCAATTAAGGTTCTTGGAAGTGT GTGGATTGGATATGAACACGCAAATCATCAAGGTAGACAGTACATCTTAGAAGAAGGTGACTATGCTAACGCTGGAGAATGGCAAGGATCAAACGATCAGCTCTCTTCGTTTAAGAAACTgaatcct gATATTGGAGAGACCCCTCAGATCACCCTTTATCAACACGACAACTATGGTGGCACTGCTGTCAACTTCTCCTATGGGATTGATAACTTGGGCTACTACCACTTCAACGATGAAGCTTCCTCACTGAAAGTCAAAAATGGAAT CTGGATTTTGTACGAACATAGTGGATACAGAGGCAAGCAGAACATCGTAACTGAAGGGTCGTACCCAAGTGCAGGGAGCTGGAGGGGTGGCAACGATCAAATATCATCATTGAGGCCGATTAAGGAA CCTTACCATCCGACAGAGATACTGAGCATGGAGTTTGACATTGCAGCTGGGTTAATATCGGCAACCCCTTACTCTCTTGTCAACCTGTCTCAGCGTAATGACTCCAGTGTGGACCAACAAGCATCTTGGGGAGCAAAGCGCTCAGTCACCACAACTAAGACTTACCAATGGCACTGGCAGAACACAACTGCTGTCAGCGTCGAGACGACTTTCTCAACGGGCGTGCCATTTATCGCCGATGGGGAAATCAAGATGAGTGTGAGTAACTCTTTCTCAGTCGGTGAAAACAAGGGTAGTTCCAACACCCAGTCTGATGAGTGGAGCTTTAATCTGCCCGCTACGGTCAAAGCTCAAACCATGCTGAGAGTTCAGGTGAACATCCAGCAGGGGAAGATTGATGTTCCTTTCACTGCGATGTTGAGGAAGGGGAACCGAACCTGGAAGGAGATCGGGACATTCAAGGGAACCCAAAGCTTCAATCTGAAAGTAGACTACACAGAGACACCACTGTAG
- the LOC117303386 gene encoding LOW QUALITY PROTEIN: gamma-crystallin N-like (The sequence of the model RefSeq protein was modified relative to this genomic sequence to represent the inferred CDS: inserted 1 base in 1 codon): MAAKIIIYQDKNFGGVSREVTENISNLTSIGFNNRISSIKVLGSVWVGYEHEDYQGKQYILEEGDYANRRDWDGSNDQLSSLKKLTIDIGETPQITLFQHDNYGGNAVNFTYGIEVLSYYHFNNKTSSLSQNSPIWILYQYPIYRGKQFIVTEGFYPNAEKWRGRDDQVSSLRPIKEPFYTTEILNMEFDIPAGSMASTCLSXNDSSADQQASWRARRTVTTTKTYQWHWKNPTAVSVDTTLSTGVPFITDGEIKMSVSNSFSVGENKGSSNTQSDEWSFDLPAKVIAKTLLRVQVNMQEGKIDVPFTATLKKGNRTWKEIGTFIGTQSFNLQVDYTETPL, encoded by the exons ATGGCTGCAAAG ATAATCATCTATCAAGACAAAAACTTTGGAGGCGTTTCCCGTGAAGTGAccgaaaacatttcaaatcttACTTCCATTGGATTCAATAATAGGATATCGTCCATTAAGGTTCTTGGAAGTGT GTGGGTCGGGTATGAACACGAGGACTACCAAGGGAAACAGTACATCTTAGAAGAAGGTGACTATGCTAACAGGAGGGACTGGGATGGATCAAATGATCAGCTTTCTTCACTCAAGAAACTGACCATT GATATTGGAGAGACCCCTCAGATCACCCTGTTTCAACACGACAACTATGGTGGCAATGCTGTTAACTTCACCTATGGGATAGAAGTCCTTAGCTACTACCACTTCAACAATAAGACTTCCTCCCTGAGTCAAAA ctctccaat CTGGATTTTGTATCAATATCCTATATACCGAGGCAAGCAGTTCATCGTAACTGAAGGTTTCTACCCAAATGCAGAAAAATGGAGGGGCAGAGACGACCAGGTTTCATCACTGCGACCAATTAAGGAA CCTTTCTACACAACCGAGATATTGAACATGGAGTTTGACATCCCAGCGGGGTCAATGGCTTCAACCTGTCTCA GTAATGACTCAAGTGCGGACCAACAAGCATCTTGGAGAGCAAGGCGAACAGTCACTACAACTAAGACTTACCAATGGCACTGGAAGAACCCAACTGCTGTCAGCGTCGACACGACATTATCAACGGGCGTGCCATTTATCACCGATGGGGAAATCAAGATGAGTGTGAGTAACTCTTTCTCAGTCGGTGAAAACAAGGGTAGTTCCAATACCCAGTCTGATGAGTGGAGCTTTGATCTGCCGGCTAAGGTCATTGCGAAAACCTTGCTGAGAGTTCAGGTGAACATGCAGGAAGGGAAGATTGATGTCCCTTTCACTGCGACGTTGAAGAAGGGGAACAGAACCTGGAAGGAGATCGGGACGTTCATAGGAACCCAAAGCTTCAATCTACAAGTAGACTACACAGAGACACCACTGTAA
- the LOC117303368 gene encoding uncharacterized protein LOC117303368, which translates to MSDNINRIFLWCVPRTVSTALVRCLSFVDGLQVVMEPYSSAFYSGPESKVKDQYLNLMAPTERDRFEKDWRNEIQDIHGYDESICTYGYVRDEILQAPYEDTKFLFCKDMAFHLEAKYHMLPTGFKYSFLIRHPAKVFVSWKKLLTKAVGESFNQSGGGLLSLSSCMFPAGYGFKELYELTKYVEKELHQEPVILDIDDLLADPPRILSAYCHKIGIPYNPELLSWAEGSEATNKWVISKALMHACKYGTFREAIKSTGFHSPEPAPDLESLPADVVACVKASMEYYEKLYAKRIKPVTESGSQS; encoded by the coding sequence ATGTCTGATAACATAAATCGAATCTTTTTGTGGTGCGTACCTCGAACAGTCTCCACTGCGTTGGTTAGATGTCTCAGCTTTGTTGACGGCCTCCAGGTGGTTATGGAGCCGTATTCCAGTGCCTTCTATTCAGGACCAGAGAGTAAggtgaaagaccagtatttgAACTTGATGGCCCCAACAGAGAGGGACAGGTTTGAAAAAGATTGGAGAAACGAAATTCAAGACATCCATGGTTACGATGAGTCAATCTGCACTTATGGCTATGTTAGAGATGAAATCTTACAAGCACCTTATGAAGATACCAAGTTCTTATTTTGTAAAGATATGGCTTTCCATCTGGAGGCAAAGTACCACATGCTTCCAACGGGCTTTAAATACAGCTTTCTGATACGGCATCCTGCCAAGGTTTTCGtatcatggaagaaattacTTACCAAAGCTGTGGGGGAATCCTTTAATCAGTCAGGAGGCGGCTTACTGTCCTTGTCTTCCTGCATGTTTCCTGCCGGGTATGGTTTCAAGGAGCTTTATGAGTTGACGAAGTACGTGGAGAAGGAGCTACATCAAGAGCCTGTCATTCTTGACATTGATGACCTCTTAGCTGACCCACCCAGAATCTTGTCTGCCTACTGTCACAAGATCGGCATCCCATACAACCCAGAGCTTCTGTCATGGGCAGAGGGGAGTGAAGCTACAAACAAATGGGTAATATCCAAGGCCTTAATGCATGCTTGCAAGTATGGTACATTCAGAGAAGCCATAAAGAGCACCGGGTTTCATAGCCCTGAACCTGCCCCTGACCTTGAGAGTCTACCTGCAGATGTCGTGGCTTGTGTGAAAGCGTCAATGGAATACTACGAGAAACTTTACGCAAAAAGAATCAAGCCTGTGACCGAGTCTGGGTCTcagtcatag